Proteins co-encoded in one Yersinia enterocolitica genomic window:
- a CDS encoding DDE domain-containing protein, with the protein MSLIRKAFRRLHYPTDVIAQCVRWYLAYALSLRNLEEMMAERGILVDHSTLHRWVIRLVPLLDKVFRRHKHTVGRRWRMDETYIKIKGQWKYLYRAVDTAGHTIDFLLTAKRDSAAALRFFRKAIRHHGEPEVVTIDKSGANTAALATLNADKPDEEAITVRQSKYLNNLIEQDHRNIKRRSRPMLGFKSFRRAQTILAGIELSNMIRKGQYQHPQSEGLSLAEQFYLLAA; encoded by the coding sequence ATGTCTCTCATCCGAAAAGCCTTCCGTCGCCTGCATTACCCCACTGATGTTATCGCTCAGTGTGTTCGCTGGTATCTCGCTTATGCCCTGAGCCTGCGTAACCTCGAAGAGATGATGGCAGAGCGCGGTATTCTTGTTGACCACTCCACTCTGCATCGTTGGGTTATCCGCTTGGTACCGTTGTTAGATAAGGTTTTTCGCCGACACAAGCACACAGTAGGTCGGCGGTGGCGCATGGATGAAACCTACATCAAAATCAAAGGCCAGTGGAAGTATCTGTATCGGGCGGTCGATACAGCAGGTCACACCATCGACTTTTTGCTGACCGCCAAACGGGACTCTGCAGCCGCATTACGCTTCTTTCGCAAGGCTATTCGCCATCACGGCGAACCCGAGGTTGTCACTATCGATAAAAGTGGGGCTAACACCGCAGCTTTGGCCACGCTCAACGCCGACAAACCCGATGAGGAAGCGATTACCGTCAGGCAAAGTAAGTACCTGAACAACCTGATTGAGCAAGATCACCGAAATATCAAACGTCGGAGTCGACCGATGCTGGGATTCAAATCGTTTCGGCGGGCACAAACGATCCTGGCCGGCATCGAACTGAGCAACATGATACGAAAAGGGCAATATCAACATCCGCAAAGTGAGGGATTGTCACTCGCGGAACAATTCTATTTGCTGGCTGCCTAA
- a CDS encoding IS1 family transposase (programmed frameshift) translates to MAKVDVKCPFCEQAHSVKKHGPGRSGHQRYRCQACRRSFQLEYEYRACHPGMKDQIVDLAMNNAGIRDTARALHISINTVVRTFKKLSPRNVTTLPLDNLQIQLICEVDEMWSFIGNKKQQRWLWYAWEPRFKRIIAHVFGRRSKKTFRQLLGLLLGFNVVFWCTDNFSAYDMLPDEKHISGKLYTQRIERENLNIRNRLKRLNRKTLGYSKSAEMHDSIIGTFIEREHYLM, encoded by the exons ATGGCTAAGGTTGATGTGAAATGCCCATTTTGTGAGCAGGCGCACTCTGTTAAAAAGCACGGACCAGGACGCTCCGGGCATCAGCGCTACCGCTGTCAGGCCTGCCGCCGGAGCTTTCAACTAGAATACGAGTACCGTGCATGCCACCCCGGTATGAAAGATCAAATTGTCGATCTTGCTATGAACAATGCCGGTATTCGTGACACTGCACGGGCGTTACATATCAGCATCAATACCGTTGTGCGCACTT TTAAAAAACTCTCGCCGCGGAATGTAACAACGCTGCCACTGGATAACCTGCAAATTCAACTCATTTGCGAAGTGGACGAGATGTGGTCGTTTATCGGCAACAAAAAGCAGCAACGCTGGCTTTGGTATGCCTGGGAGCCTCGCTTCAAACGTATTATTGCTCATGTTTTTGGTCGTCGGAGCAAAAAGACATTTCGCCAATTATTGGGGTTGCTGTTAGGTTTCAATGTCGTCTTTTGGTGTACCGACAACTTCAGTGCTTATGACATGTTGCCGGATGAAAAACACATCAGTGGCAAGCTTTACACGCAGCGGATTGAGCGTGAAAACCTGAATATTCGTAATCGGTTGAAACGACTGAACCGCAAGACTCTCGGATACTCAAAATCGGCAGAAATGCATGACAGTATTATCGGTACGTTCATTGAGCGTGAGCATTACCTTATGTGA
- a CDS encoding toxin MazF (ChpA; endoribonuclease; toxin of the MazF-MazE (ChpA-ChpR) toxin-antitoxin system) has product MVSRYVPNSGDLIWLDFDPVEGHEQGGHRPAVVLSPFSYNNPVGLLLCVPCTTKAKGYPFEVELSSSRESVALADQVTCVDWRARKVTKKGTVSPEKLAEIRAKAKALIG; this is encoded by the coding sequence ATGGTTTCACGTTACGTACCAAACTCCGGGGATCTGATCTGGCTGGATTTTGACCCCGTAGAAGGTCACGAACAGGGAGGTCATCGCCCTGCGGTCGTCCTTAGCCCTTTTTCTTACAATAATCCCGTAGGGTTGCTGCTTTGCGTTCCGTGTACCACTAAAGCTAAAGGCTATCCATTTGAGGTAGAACTATCGAGTAGCCGCGAAAGTGTTGCTCTTGCCGATCAAGTTACCTGTGTCGACTGGAGAGCGCGAAAAGTAACAAAAAAAGGCACTGTATCGCCTGAAAAACTTGCTGAGATCAGAGCAAAGGCTAAGGCTCTAATCGGATGA
- a CDS encoding AbrB/MazE/SpoVT family DNA-binding domain-containing protein, producing MTTVTLKKWGNSPSIRIPASVMQAAALNVEDKLDLKIDEAGQIVLVPLKSKEYSLDVLLSGITPDNVHGKIDFGSPVGKELI from the coding sequence ATGACAACAGTAACGCTAAAAAAATGGGGCAATAGCCCATCGATCAGGATACCAGCCAGCGTAATGCAAGCAGCAGCACTTAATGTTGAAGATAAACTCGATTTGAAAATTGATGAAGCTGGCCAAATTGTTTTAGTTCCATTGAAATCTAAAGAGTATTCACTGGATGTACTGTTATCAGGTATCACACCAGATAACGTTCACGGAAAAATAGATTTTGGTTCGCCTGTTGGAAAGGAATTGATCTAA